One genomic region from Bradyrhizobium icense encodes:
- a CDS encoding aminotransferase class III-fold pyridoxal phosphate-dependent enzyme, which yields MDSSLPILSLSAAAVAGAAAVFPKLQARLALSRAKHRSLTGHSKMSKTVARLVPHYEFDIDDFFCSDGAPVDVAMQRQDAFFRLACLYEERYAKGRKMTAEAAEHISDLQFTETYRVPFQYSRLVRENLGTGAFMQSSAGVTVNDVDGNTFYDLTGSYGVNIFGNDFYKECITEAEKRARALGPVLGPYHPVITDNVRRLCEISGLDEVSFHMSGTEAVMQAVRLARYHTRRTHLVRFAGAYHGWWGDVQPGVGNPVSPHETYTLADMSERTLHVLRTRKDIACVLVNPLQALHPNANAPGDSALVDSSRKGAFDRAAYTDWLKKLREVCTARGIVLIFDEVFVGFRLAAGGAQEYFGVRADMVTYGKSLAGGLPVGVVCGRKELMRRFRDDRPADVCFARGTFNSHPYVMTAMDEFLSRLASPNFNAVYQGLDETWNGRAKALNDRLAAQDLPVRVSNLSSIWMVQYTEPSRYNWMLQYYLRAEGLALSWVGTGRLIFSLNYTDADFNEVADRFVTAAEKMKRDGWWWHDGSLTNKDIKRRILKEMLAKRLGR from the coding sequence ATGGATTCGTCCCTTCCGATTCTTTCCCTGTCCGCGGCTGCGGTCGCTGGCGCCGCGGCAGTGTTCCCCAAGTTGCAGGCGCGGCTGGCGCTGTCGCGCGCAAAACACCGCTCGCTGACCGGACATTCCAAAATGTCCAAGACGGTCGCGCGGCTGGTGCCGCATTATGAATTCGACATCGACGACTTCTTCTGTTCCGACGGCGCCCCCGTCGACGTCGCCATGCAGCGGCAGGACGCCTTCTTCCGCCTCGCCTGCCTCTACGAGGAACGCTATGCGAAGGGACGGAAGATGACGGCCGAAGCGGCCGAGCACATCTCCGACCTGCAGTTCACCGAAACCTACCGGGTGCCGTTCCAGTACAGCCGGCTGGTGCGGGAAAATCTCGGCACCGGCGCCTTCATGCAGTCTTCCGCCGGCGTCACCGTCAACGATGTCGACGGCAACACCTTCTACGACCTGACCGGCTCCTACGGCGTCAACATTTTCGGCAACGATTTTTACAAGGAGTGCATCACGGAAGCCGAAAAGCGCGCCCGCGCGCTTGGCCCCGTGCTCGGCCCCTATCATCCCGTCATCACCGACAACGTCCGCCGGCTGTGCGAGATCTCCGGCCTCGACGAAGTCTCGTTCCACATGTCCGGCACCGAAGCCGTCATGCAGGCAGTGCGCCTGGCGCGCTACCATACCAGGCGCACGCATCTGGTTCGTTTCGCCGGCGCCTATCACGGCTGGTGGGGCGACGTGCAGCCAGGCGTCGGCAATCCCGTATCGCCGCACGAGACCTATACGCTGGCCGACATGTCGGAGCGCACGCTGCATGTGCTGCGAACGCGCAAGGACATCGCCTGCGTGCTGGTCAATCCGCTGCAGGCGCTGCATCCCAACGCCAACGCGCCCGGCGATTCCGCCCTCGTGGACTCCTCCCGCAAGGGCGCGTTCGATCGCGCGGCCTACACCGACTGGCTGAAGAAGTTGCGCGAGGTCTGCACTGCGCGCGGCATCGTCTTGATCTTCGACGAAGTCTTCGTCGGCTTCCGCCTCGCCGCCGGCGGCGCCCAGGAATATTTCGGCGTCCGCGCCGACATGGTGACTTACGGCAAGAGTCTCGCCGGGGGCCTGCCGGTCGGCGTGGTCTGCGGCCGCAAGGAATTGATGCGGCGTTTTCGCGATGATCGTCCCGCCGACGTCTGCTTCGCCCGCGGTACCTTCAACTCGCATCCCTACGTCATGACGGCGATGGACGAATTTTTGAGCCGCCTCGCCAGCCCGAACTTCAATGCGGTCTATCAGGGGCTCGATGAGACCTGGAACGGCCGCGCCAAGGCGTTGAACGATCGGCTGGCCGCGCAGGATCTGCCCGTCCGCGTCAGCAATCTCTCCTCGATCTGGATGGTGCAATATACCGAGCCGTCCCGCTACAACTGGATGCTTCAATACTACCTGCGCGCCGAAGGGTTGGCGCTGAGCTGGGTCGGCACCGGCCGGCTGATCTTCAGCCTCAACTACACGGATGCGGACTTCAATGAAGTCGCCGACCGCTTTGTTACGGCTGCCGAGAAGATGAAGCGCGACGGCTGGTGGTGGCATGACGGCTCGCTCACCAACAAGGATATCAAGCGGCGGATCCTGAAAGAGATGCTTGCCAAGCGGCTCGGGCGCTAG
- a CDS encoding class I SAM-dependent methyltransferase: MADIIKLDGTRPLDFDREMVEQAYDRWAPVYDLVFGGVFSKGRRAAIAATNKIGGRVLEVGVGTGISLPLYAPHLRIFGTDISEAMLEKAKKRVDELGLKNVEGLAVMDAENLEFPDDCFDVVMAQYVVTAVPNPEKALDEFARVLRPGGELIILTRVSADAGMRRFIERRLQPVVRPLGFRTAEFAWSRYAQWLAGARGMELAERRLVPPLGHFSLVRFRKIDVAAAA, from the coding sequence ATGGCAGACATCATCAAGCTTGACGGCACGAGGCCACTCGATTTCGACCGCGAAATGGTCGAGCAGGCCTACGATCGCTGGGCGCCGGTCTACGACCTCGTGTTCGGCGGCGTGTTCAGCAAGGGCCGCAGGGCGGCGATTGCCGCCACCAACAAGATCGGCGGCCGCGTGCTCGAGGTCGGCGTCGGCACCGGCATTTCGCTGCCGCTATACGCGCCGCACCTGCGCATCTTCGGCACCGACATTTCGGAAGCGATGCTGGAGAAGGCGAAGAAGCGCGTCGATGAACTCGGCCTGAAGAACGTCGAGGGGCTCGCGGTGATGGACGCCGAAAACCTCGAATTCCCCGACGATTGTTTCGACGTGGTGATGGCGCAATATGTCGTCACCGCGGTGCCGAACCCGGAAAAGGCGCTCGACGAGTTCGCCCGCGTGCTGCGGCCGGGCGGCGAACTCATCATCCTCACCCGCGTCAGCGCCGATGCCGGCATGCGCCGCTTCATCGAGCGGCGGCTGCAGCCGGTGGTGCGCCCGCTCGGCTTCCGCACCGCCGAATTCGCCTGGTCGCGCTATGCGCAATGGCTGGCCGGCGCGCGCGGCATGGAACTGGCGGAGCGCCGCCTGGTGCCGCCGCTCGGCCATTTCTCGCTGGTGCGCTTTCGCAAAATCGACGTCGCCGCGGCTGCCTGA
- a CDS encoding glycosyltransferase family 4 protein, which yields MKILIATDAWHPQVNGVVRTLTSLARSASALDAEISFLTPDGFPSLGVPTYPGLRVALPNRREIARRIEEAAPDAIHIATEGPIGWMVRAYCRRRKLSFTTSYTTRFPEYIAVRTGLPAAVGYAVLRHFHAPSSTVMVATDSLRQELSARGFRKLGFWTRGVDTDLFNPHTPATLDLPRPIFMTMGRVAVEKNLEAFLSLDLPGSKVVVGDGPQKAQLTKQYPDAIFLGEKKGGELTAHLAAADVFVFPSLTDTFGVVQLEALACGTPVAAFPVTGPKDVIAGHPIGALDTDLRGACLRALTMSREACRNFALARSWENSARQFIGNLTALQPSRALRPARRAPAASAVQG from the coding sequence ATGAAGATATTGATTGCGACCGATGCGTGGCATCCGCAGGTGAACGGTGTCGTCCGCACGCTGACGTCGCTGGCGCGCAGCGCCTCTGCGCTCGACGCCGAAATCAGCTTCCTCACTCCAGACGGGTTTCCTTCCCTCGGCGTGCCGACCTATCCCGGCTTGCGCGTCGCGCTGCCGAACCGGCGCGAGATCGCGCGGCGGATCGAAGAGGCGGCGCCCGATGCCATCCACATCGCAACCGAGGGACCGATCGGCTGGATGGTTCGCGCCTATTGCCGCCGCCGCAAGCTTTCGTTCACCACGTCCTATACGACGCGCTTTCCCGAATATATCGCCGTCCGCACCGGGCTGCCGGCCGCCGTCGGCTATGCGGTGCTGCGGCACTTTCATGCCCCGTCTTCCACCGTCATGGTCGCAACCGATTCCCTTCGTCAGGAACTTTCCGCGCGGGGTTTTCGCAAGCTCGGCTTCTGGACGCGCGGCGTCGACACCGACTTGTTCAACCCGCATACGCCTGCGACGCTCGATCTGCCGCGGCCGATCTTCATGACGATGGGCCGCGTCGCGGTGGAAAAGAATCTCGAGGCGTTTCTGTCGCTCGACCTGCCGGGATCGAAAGTCGTCGTCGGCGACGGACCGCAGAAGGCGCAGCTTACGAAACAATACCCTGATGCAATTTTTCTCGGCGAGAAGAAGGGCGGGGAGTTGACCGCGCATCTCGCCGCTGCCGACGTCTTCGTGTTTCCGAGCCTTACCGATACGTTCGGCGTCGTGCAGCTCGAGGCATTGGCGTGCGGCACGCCGGTCGCGGCATTCCCGGTCACCGGCCCGAAGGACGTCATTGCCGGCCATCCGATCGGCGCACTCGACACCGATCTGCGCGGCGCGTGCTTGCGCGCGCTGACGATGTCGCGCGAGGCCTGCCGGAATTTTGCGCTGGCGCGCTCCTGGGAAAACAGCGCGCGGCAGTTCATCGGCAACCTGACCGCGCTGCAGCCGAGCCGCGCGCTGCGTCCGGCGCGCCGGGCGCCCGCTGCGAGCGCCGTGCAGGGCTGA
- a CDS encoding TAXI family TRAP transporter solute-binding subunit, which yields MTGRNDNPARSRRRRKRKSYALLILAAGLLAFGVAAGTLYYVLRPTTLRIAVGPAGSDDQKLVQLMAQTFAREGGSVRLAPITTEGTAESIALFAAGKADLAVARGDLNLPTSAESVAILRKNVVVLWAPSGRPARGSKKQPTPKIKSLDELAGHRVGVIGRTQANIALLRGILKESGINPDRVAISQFATNQLGEMARDQSVDAFMAVGPLKSKITVDAIAATAAVRGEPKFLPIEVSEAIAKKNPIYESEEIPASIFGSSPQRPEDKVDTVAVSHLIIAPKSLSDTAVAAFARQLFSNRQQLARELPTASQIEKPDTDKDAALPAHAGAAAYIDGNERTFLEKYTDYIWFAILILSGLGSAGAWFKHYWNKDEREQYIAHRDHLLELISRARKAETPEELAEMQAAADGMLREAFNCYDDGTVEEGDLSVIALALEQFHHAVADRRAVLGTGSAESPRMRALQT from the coding sequence ATGACAGGCCGTAACGACAATCCTGCGCGATCACGCCGGCGGCGAAAGCGGAAGAGCTATGCCCTTCTCATCCTTGCCGCCGGCCTGCTCGCGTTCGGCGTCGCGGCGGGCACGCTCTATTACGTGCTGCGGCCGACGACGCTGCGGATAGCGGTCGGCCCTGCCGGCAGTGACGACCAGAAACTGGTCCAGTTGATGGCGCAGACGTTTGCGCGCGAGGGCGGCTCGGTGCGGCTGGCGCCGATCACGACCGAGGGGACGGCGGAGAGCATCGCGTTGTTCGCGGCCGGCAAGGCCGATCTCGCCGTCGCGCGCGGCGACCTGAACCTGCCGACGAGTGCCGAGTCGGTTGCCATCCTGCGCAAGAACGTCGTCGTGTTGTGGGCGCCTTCCGGCCGTCCCGCCAGGGGCTCGAAGAAACAGCCAACGCCCAAGATCAAGAGTCTCGACGAACTGGCCGGCCACCGCGTCGGCGTGATCGGGCGGACGCAGGCCAATATCGCGCTGTTGCGTGGAATCCTGAAAGAGTCCGGCATCAATCCCGACAGGGTCGCGATCAGCCAGTTCGCCACCAATCAGCTCGGCGAAATGGCGCGCGATCAGTCGGTCGACGCCTTCATGGCGGTCGGCCCGCTCAAGAGCAAGATCACCGTCGACGCGATCGCTGCAACCGCGGCTGTCCGCGGCGAGCCGAAATTCCTGCCGATCGAGGTTTCCGAGGCGATCGCCAAGAAAAATCCGATCTACGAATCCGAGGAAATTCCTGCCAGCATCTTCGGCTCTTCGCCGCAGCGGCCGGAGGACAAGGTCGACACCGTTGCCGTCAGCCACCTGATCATCGCGCCGAAGTCATTGTCTGACACGGCGGTTGCCGCCTTCGCCCGCCAGCTATTCAGCAACCGCCAGCAGCTCGCGCGTGAATTGCCGACCGCCTCGCAGATCGAGAAGCCCGATACCGACAAGGACGCGGCGCTGCCGGCGCATGCGGGAGCAGCGGCCTATATCGACGGCAACGAGCGAACCTTCCTCGAAAAATACACCGACTACATCTGGTTCGCGATCCTGATACTGTCGGGCCTGGGCTCGGCCGGCGCGTGGTTCAAGCATTACTGGAATAAGGACGAGCGCGAACAGTACATCGCCCATCGCGATCATCTGCTTGAGTTGATTTCCAGGGCAAGGAAGGCCGAAACGCCGGAAGAGCTGGCCGAGATGCAAGCTGCAGCCGACGGCATGTTACGCGAGGCGTTCAATTGCTATGACGACGGCACCGTCGAGGAAGGCGACCTCTCGGTGATCGCCCTCGCGCTCGAACAATTCCATCACGCCGTCGCCGACCGCCGCGCGGTGCTCGGGACCGGCAGCGCCGAATCGCCGCGGATGCGCGCGCTCCAGACCTGA
- a CDS encoding L,D-transpeptidase: MSNSSTRSRFAAAAFATLAIGATAFSAPATAAPLPLFPFFLPQIEAAPPPVAAAPQEEERFELPARLRRQVVNYYTREAPGTIIIDTPNTYLYLVLGNGQAMRYGIGIGRDGFTWSGTQTITRKAEWPAWTPPPQMIARQPYLPRHMTGGPGNPLGARAMYLGGTIYRIHGTNAPETIGTRVSSGCLRLTNEDVIDLYSRVSVGTKVIVLPMTDRRADLGRTIR; this comes from the coding sequence ATGTCCAATTCATCGACACGGAGCCGCTTCGCGGCTGCAGCCTTCGCTACGCTCGCGATTGGCGCGACCGCATTTTCCGCGCCCGCCACTGCGGCTCCACTGCCGCTGTTTCCGTTTTTCCTGCCGCAGATCGAAGCGGCCCCGCCGCCGGTTGCGGCTGCGCCCCAGGAAGAAGAGCGCTTCGAGCTGCCGGCCCGCCTGCGCCGCCAGGTCGTGAACTACTATACGCGCGAGGCGCCGGGCACGATCATCATCGACACCCCGAACACCTATCTCTACCTCGTGCTCGGCAACGGCCAGGCGATGCGCTACGGCATCGGCATCGGCCGCGACGGCTTCACCTGGTCAGGCACCCAGACCATCACCCGCAAGGCCGAATGGCCGGCCTGGACCCCGCCTCCGCAAATGATCGCCCGCCAACCTTATTTGCCGCGCCACATGACCGGCGGCCCGGGCAACCCGCTCGGCGCCCGCGCGATGTATCTCGGCGGCACCATCTATCGCATTCACGGAACCAACGCGCCGGAGACGATCGGCACCCGCGTTTCCTCGGGCTGCCTGCGCCTCACCAACGAGGACGTCATTGACCTCTACTCGCGGGTCAGCGTCGGAACCAAGGTGATCGTGCTGCCGATGACGGATCGCCGCGCCGATCTCGGCCGGACCATCCGCTGA
- a CDS encoding DUF4403 family protein — MRLPVRVRTIAIALAVLVISFVVSLKVMDFVAPRATNSVPALAELPPLPPAARASTVMAPIAVALSAIRDAADRGAPRNFAGKADNPISQILQNADIGWTASRGPIVATGAQDVLSLATPLTGTLNVTGSLSAKATGAVGEALGGLLGGNVAKQIGSVNIKNLNASAEIKGNVVITARPQIAANWRIEPNLAGQVNLGDSSLSVAGARVNVPAQVKPLIDQNVAEQIALVQARMRNDPTFERNARVQWARACRSIPLQGTTAGSTMPALWLELRPTRAIAAQPRVDASNLILTLGIEAETRITPSETKPSCPFPATIAMVPPTPGRAAIGVPIDMPFTEINRIVEAQFAGKAFPEDGSGAVDVTVKRASVAASGNRLLISLLVTAREKKSFLGLGGEANVHIWGKPVLDQAEQTLRLTDTELAVESEAAFGLLGAAARAAVPHLQKTLAEKAVVDLKPFASNAQKKIAAAIADLQKNEDGLRVSAEIRKLRLAGIAFDSKTLRVIAEAEGAINVHVTALPAL, encoded by the coding sequence ATGCGTCTGCCGGTGCGGGTCAGGACCATTGCGATCGCGCTTGCGGTCCTCGTCATCTCGTTTGTGGTCAGCCTGAAGGTGATGGACTTCGTCGCGCCGCGCGCCACGAACAGTGTGCCCGCGCTTGCCGAATTGCCGCCGCTGCCGCCGGCGGCGCGCGCATCCACGGTGATGGCGCCGATTGCGGTTGCGCTGTCGGCGATCCGCGATGCCGCCGATCGTGGCGCGCCGCGCAATTTCGCCGGCAAGGCCGACAATCCGATTTCGCAGATCCTGCAGAACGCCGACATCGGCTGGACCGCTTCGCGCGGGCCGATCGTAGCTACCGGCGCGCAGGACGTGCTGTCGCTGGCGACGCCGCTGACGGGCACGCTGAACGTCACCGGCTCGCTGTCGGCCAAGGCGACCGGTGCAGTCGGCGAAGCGCTGGGAGGCCTGCTCGGCGGCAACGTCGCCAAGCAGATCGGCAGCGTGAACATCAAGAACCTCAACGCCAGCGCCGAGATCAAGGGCAACGTCGTCATAACAGCGCGACCACAGATCGCCGCGAACTGGCGCATCGAGCCGAACCTCGCAGGCCAGGTCAATCTCGGCGACAGCAGCCTCAGCGTGGCGGGCGCGCGCGTCAACGTGCCGGCGCAGGTGAAACCGTTGATCGATCAGAACGTCGCCGAGCAGATCGCGCTGGTGCAGGCGCGCATGCGCAACGATCCGACCTTCGAGCGGAACGCACGGGTGCAATGGGCCAGGGCCTGCCGTTCGATTCCGCTGCAGGGCACGACAGCCGGTTCAACGATGCCGGCGCTGTGGCTGGAATTGCGCCCGACGCGCGCGATTGCCGCGCAGCCGCGCGTCGATGCCTCGAACCTCATACTGACGCTCGGGATCGAGGCGGAGACCCGGATCACTCCGAGCGAAACCAAGCCGTCCTGCCCGTTCCCCGCCACGATCGCCATGGTGCCGCCGACGCCGGGACGGGCAGCGATCGGCGTGCCCATCGATATGCCGTTTACCGAGATCAACAGGATCGTGGAGGCGCAGTTCGCCGGGAAGGCTTTTCCTGAAGACGGCTCCGGCGCGGTCGACGTCACCGTCAAGCGCGCCAGCGTGGCTGCGTCCGGCAACCGGTTGCTGATTTCGCTGCTGGTGACCGCCAGGGAGAAGAAGAGTTTTCTCGGCCTCGGCGGCGAGGCCAATGTGCATATCTGGGGCAAGCCTGTGCTCGATCAGGCCGAGCAGACGCTGCGGCTGACAGATACCGAGCTTGCCGTCGAATCGGAGGCTGCTTTCGGCCTGTTGGGCGCCGCGGCGCGCGCGGCCGTCCCGCATTTGCAGAAGACGCTGGCAGAGAAAGCTGTCGTCGACCTCAAGCCGTTCGCAAGCAACGCGCAGAAGAAGATTGCCGCCGCGATCGCCGATCTGCAGAAGAACGAGGACGGCCTGCGAGTCTCGGCCGAGATCCGCAAGCTGCGGCTCGCCGGCATCGCCTTCGATTCCAAAACGCTGCGCGTGATCGCGGAAGCCGAAGGCGCGATCAACGTCCATGTGACCGCGCTGCCGGCGCTGTGA
- a CDS encoding dodecin family protein codes for MAESVYKVIELIGTSSESWEKAAAGAVSRAGETLRDLRVAEVVQLDLQLDAQGKVEAYRAKLKVSFKFEGS; via the coding sequence ATGGCGGAGAGCGTCTACAAGGTCATCGAGCTGATCGGCACCAGCAGCGAATCCTGGGAGAAGGCCGCCGCGGGCGCGGTCAGCCGCGCCGGAGAAACCCTGCGGGATCTTCGTGTGGCCGAAGTGGTCCAGCTTGATCTGCAGCTAGACGCCCAAGGCAAGGTCGAAGCCTACCGCGCCAAGCTGAAAGTCTCGTTCAAGTTCGAGGGTTCGTAG
- a CDS encoding PRC-barrel domain-containing protein, whose amino-acid sequence MLAKTAVAGLAASALLASVAFAQQSPSATTESAKTAAPAAASDTSSFKGTWRASKMVGLNVYNDSNESLGSINDLLTDKSGDIKAAVIGVGGFLGVGEHLVAVPIDKVKFVDEPIASSTASAPATGGARTGAGTTTGAAPAATPPKRNPWYPDHAVFSATKDQLKAMPEFKYSTE is encoded by the coding sequence ATGTTAGCTAAAACTGCCGTTGCCGGCCTCGCGGCGTCCGCGTTGCTGGCGAGTGTCGCGTTTGCGCAACAAAGTCCTTCGGCAACGACTGAGAGCGCCAAGACCGCCGCGCCTGCGGCTGCATCCGATACCTCGTCGTTCAAGGGCACCTGGCGGGCTTCGAAGATGGTCGGCCTGAACGTGTACAATGACAGTAACGAAAGCCTCGGGTCGATCAACGATCTCCTGACCGACAAGAGCGGCGATATCAAAGCCGCGGTGATCGGTGTCGGCGGCTTCCTCGGCGTCGGCGAGCATCTGGTTGCGGTGCCCATCGACAAGGTGAAGTTCGTCGATGAGCCGATTGCCTCTAGCACCGCGAGCGCGCCCGCGACCGGTGGGGCACGCACAGGCGCAGGCACCACGACGGGTGCTGCGCCGGCTGCAACTCCGCCCAAGAGGAATCCGTGGTATCCGGATCACGCTGTGTTCAGCGCGACCAAGGATCAGCTCAAGGCGATGCCCGAGTTCAAGTACTCGACCGAATAA
- a CDS encoding PRC-barrel domain-containing protein, with product MASEVMAKPHPLIASDRVEGTAVRRPNGDMIGHIERLMIDKVTGKVSYAILSFGGFLGIGANLIPLPWGRLRYSTRFEAYELDIDDEELKRAPSFSADKDFDWGDRAKEAELHRYYGMPPYWGGF from the coding sequence ATGGCAAGCGAGGTCATGGCCAAGCCACATCCGCTGATCGCGAGCGACCGTGTCGAAGGGACCGCGGTACGCCGGCCGAACGGGGATATGATCGGCCACATCGAACGGCTGATGATCGACAAGGTCACTGGTAAAGTATCGTATGCAATCCTGAGTTTCGGGGGGTTTCTGGGCATCGGAGCCAATCTGATTCCGCTGCCCTGGGGACGGCTTCGCTACAGCACACGGTTCGAAGCCTACGAACTCGATATCGACGACGAAGAGCTGAAGCGCGCGCCGTCATTCAGTGCGGACAAGGATTTCGACTGGGGCGATCGCGCAAAGGAAGCCGAACTGCATCGCTATTACGGCATGCCGCCCTACTGGGGCGGTTTCTGA
- a CDS encoding lytic transglycosylase domain-containing protein, whose protein sequence is MKSLSKFVWLAAAAVLLLSPSAMAQSRAQYESMVAAHAAANNVPEALVHRVIVRESKYHPNLVGRGGTIGLMQIKLPTARGLGYTGDAAGLRDPNTNLVWGIKYLAGAYRAAHGDHSRAVRYYASGYYYAAKRQRPEKPLQIAPVLASGATPKIVASPVGTPADANALQAAK, encoded by the coding sequence ATGAAAAGTTTATCGAAGTTCGTCTGGCTCGCCGCTGCGGCCGTGCTGTTGCTTTCACCTTCCGCAATGGCGCAGAGCCGCGCGCAATATGAAAGCATGGTCGCCGCCCATGCCGCCGCCAACAACGTGCCGGAAGCGCTGGTGCACAGGGTGATCGTGCGCGAGAGCAAGTATCATCCGAACCTCGTCGGACGCGGCGGCACCATCGGTCTGATGCAGATCAAGCTGCCGACCGCACGCGGCCTCGGCTACACCGGCGACGCCGCGGGCCTGCGCGATCCCAACACCAATCTCGTCTGGGGCATCAAATATCTTGCCGGCGCCTATCGCGCCGCCCATGGCGATCACAGCCGCGCCGTGCGTTACTATGCGAGCGGCTATTATTACGCTGCAAAGCGCCAGCGGCCGGAAAAGCCACTGCAGATCGCGCCGGTGCTGGCAAGCGGTGCGACACCGAAAATCGTCGCCAGCCCGGTCGGAACGCCGGCTGACGCGAACGCGCTGCAAGCGGCGAAATAG
- a CDS encoding FAD-dependent oxidoreductase, producing MYQKSDLHGDSPVSIIGAGIAGAWQALLFAQAGHAVTLYERSDADMTLSTSHWAGGMLAPYCEAETSEPVIGRLGFRSLDLWRELFPDTPFNGSLVVAHPRDRADFERFAKLTRGHIRLDASGVGELEPSLDGRFRDGLFYAEEGHVEPRKVLPELHARIEAAGGTIKFDCDVTAEDLDGIVIDCRGLSARAEQPELRGVKGEMIIIETGEVELSRPVRLIHPRWPLYVIPRGDGKFMLGATSIEAEDTGVSVRSALELLGAAYAVHPAFAEARIVEFGSGLRPAFPDNLPRITIGKSKIAVNGLYRHGFLVAPALAELTLAYVQRGAIDNEVMRCV from the coding sequence ATGTACCAGAAGTCAGATCTGCACGGGGATTCCCCCGTTTCCATCATCGGCGCGGGCATTGCCGGCGCATGGCAGGCGTTGCTGTTCGCACAGGCCGGCCACGCCGTCACTTTGTATGAGCGCAGTGACGCCGATATGACGCTCTCCACCAGCCACTGGGCCGGCGGCATGCTGGCGCCCTATTGCGAGGCAGAAACGTCCGAGCCCGTGATCGGCCGGCTCGGCTTCCGCTCGCTCGATCTGTGGCGCGAACTTTTTCCCGACACCCCGTTCAACGGATCGCTGGTGGTGGCGCACCCGCGCGACCGCGCCGATTTCGAGCGGTTTGCCAAGCTCACCCGCGGCCATATCAGGCTCGACGCATCCGGCGTCGGCGAGCTCGAACCCTCGCTGGATGGCCGTTTTCGCGACGGCCTGTTCTATGCCGAGGAAGGCCATGTCGAACCGCGCAAGGTGCTGCCCGAGCTGCACGCGCGCATCGAAGCCGCCGGCGGCACGATCAAGTTCGATTGCGACGTCACTGCGGAAGATCTCGACGGCATCGTGATCGACTGCCGCGGGCTTTCGGCGCGCGCCGAGCAGCCCGAGCTGCGCGGCGTCAAGGGCGAGATGATCATCATCGAGACGGGCGAGGTCGAGCTGTCGCGCCCGGTGCGGCTGATCCATCCGCGCTGGCCGCTCTACGTCATCCCGCGCGGCGACGGCAAATTCATGCTGGGCGCGACCTCGATCGAGGCCGAGGACACCGGCGTCAGCGTCCGCTCGGCGCTGGAGCTGCTCGGCGCGGCCTATGCCGTCCATCCGGCCTTTGCCGAAGCGCGCATCGTCGAGTTCGGCTCCGGCTTGCGTCCCGCCTTCCCCGACAATCTGCCGCGGATCACGATCGGCAAGAGCAAGATCGCGGTCAACGGCCTTTACCGCCACGGTTTCCTGGTGGCGCCCGCGCTGGCCGAGCTGACGCTCGCCTATGTGCAGCGCGGCGCGATCGACAATGAGGTGATGCGATGCGTGTGA
- the thiS gene encoding sulfur carrier protein ThiS, giving the protein MRVTVNGEVREIAAERVDALLSELDYEGTHFAIALNYDVLPKSRWAETQLKAGDEIEIITPRQGG; this is encoded by the coding sequence ATGCGTGTGACCGTCAACGGCGAAGTGCGCGAGATCGCCGCGGAGCGCGTCGACGCGCTGCTCTCCGAGCTCGACTACGAAGGCACGCATTTCGCGATTGCGCTGAATTATGACGTGCTGCCGAAAAGCCGCTGGGCGGAGACGCAGCTCAAGGCCGGCGACGAGATCGAGATCATCACCCCACGGCAGGGAGGGTGA